One segment of Xanthomonas oryzae pv. oryzae DNA contains the following:
- a CDS encoding barstar family protein, producing MSAGDFALDLSDPQQSGVYQAETDDLDTMAALARDAGLRILRVDLATCSDKRMLLMRLATQLDFPASFGRNWDALSDALRDLAWLPSSQGYALLIDGAQALAGTASNDRDTLLDILDEVANAWAARGLTFAAFVAPASACD from the coding sequence ATGAGCGCAGGCGACTTCGCACTGGATCTGTCCGATCCGCAGCAATCAGGCGTCTATCAGGCCGAGACCGACGATCTGGACACGATGGCGGCACTGGCACGCGATGCCGGCTTGCGCATCCTGCGCGTGGATCTGGCAACCTGCAGCGACAAACGCATGTTGCTGATGCGCCTGGCCACGCAACTGGATTTTCCGGCCAGCTTCGGCCGCAACTGGGACGCGCTCAGCGATGCCTTGCGCGACCTGGCATGGCTGCCGTCATCGCAAGGCTATGCACTGCTCATCGATGGCGCGCAGGCGCTGGCAGGCACCGCATCCAACGACCGCGACACCTTGCTGGACATCCTCGATGAAGTCGCCAACGCCTGGGCAGCACGCGGGCTGACCTTTGCGGCGTTCGTTGCGCCAGCCAGCGCCTGCGATTAA
- a CDS encoding RNA methyltransferase, producing MSVSQCIRFVLVGTQHPGNIGAAARAMKTMGVSRLVLVAPERALDEDAYRRSAGAEDVLSEAPIFATLGEAVADCTLVIGCTARARRVALEELLPDEGAQRALAKASEPAEVAFVFGRERTGLTNDELQLCHAAVHIPSDPQFSSLNLAAAVQVLAYEVRLAQLAAGEAEPAPAAATGLRDGPASHAQLEGMFGQLGDTLDEIDFHKGRAPESAMRKLRRLLLRAEMTEQEVRLIRGILSDAQRMAMLARQAEN from the coding sequence ATGTCCGTCAGTCAGTGCATCCGTTTTGTTCTTGTCGGTACCCAGCATCCTGGCAACATTGGCGCCGCCGCGCGTGCGATGAAGACCATGGGGGTCTCGCGCCTGGTGCTGGTGGCGCCGGAGCGAGCACTCGATGAAGACGCCTACCGGCGTTCGGCTGGTGCCGAAGACGTGCTGAGCGAAGCGCCGATCTTCGCGACATTGGGCGAAGCGGTGGCCGACTGCACCCTGGTGATTGGCTGCACCGCGCGCGCGCGCCGGGTGGCGCTGGAGGAACTGCTGCCCGACGAGGGCGCACAGCGCGCCCTGGCCAAGGCGAGCGAGCCAGCCGAGGTGGCCTTCGTGTTCGGCCGTGAGCGCACCGGTCTAACCAACGACGAGCTGCAGCTGTGCCATGCCGCAGTGCATATACCGTCGGACCCGCAGTTCAGTTCGCTCAATCTGGCCGCAGCCGTGCAGGTGCTGGCGTATGAGGTGCGGCTGGCGCAGTTGGCGGCAGGCGAGGCCGAACCGGCGCCGGCCGCCGCTACCGGCTTGCGCGACGGGCCGGCCAGCCACGCGCAGTTGGAAGGCATGTTCGGTCAGTTGGGCGACACGCTGGACGAGATCGACTTCCACAAGGGCCGTGCGCCGGAGTCGGCGATGCGCAAGTTGCGCCGCTTGTTGCTGCGCGCTGAGATGACCGAGCAGGAGGTGCGGCTGATCCGCGGCATCCTGTCCGATGCGCAGCGCATGGCCATGCTTGCCAGGCAGGCCGAAAACTGA
- a CDS encoding TRZ/ATZ family hydrolase, which translates to MTNAPPEPCDLLIEAGYVVPIEPHAVVLEDHAVAVSNGAIVAILPTVDARARFAPKQTASRPEAALMPGLVNAHTHNPMTLLRGIADDLPLMVWLQQHIWPVEAAVIGPEFVADGTTLAIAEMLRGGTTCVNENYFFADVQAAVYKQHGFRALVGAVIIDFPTAWASSDDDYFARAGELHDQWRDDPLISTAFAPHAPYTVNDANFERVRMLADQLDIPVHLHTHETAQEVADSIKQYGQRPLARLDRLGLVNDRLIAVHMTQLTDAEIHLCAERGISVVHCPESNLKLASGFCPACALQRAGVNLAIGTDGCASNNDLDMFSENRTAAILAKAVANDATALDAATTLRAATLGGARALGFGDTIGSIEIGKQADLICVDLAALEIQPLHHVLSQLIYSAGRHQVTDVWIAGKPKLVQRELIDMDTAALVANARQWRERIRTVRA; encoded by the coding sequence ATGACCAACGCCCCGCCCGAACCCTGCGACCTGCTGATCGAGGCCGGCTATGTGGTGCCGATCGAGCCGCACGCGGTGGTGCTGGAAGACCACGCCGTTGCGGTCAGCAATGGAGCGATCGTGGCGATCCTCCCGACCGTCGACGCACGCGCGCGTTTTGCGCCGAAGCAGACCGCGTCGCGCCCGGAGGCTGCATTGATGCCGGGTTTGGTCAACGCGCATACGCATAACCCGATGACGTTGCTGCGCGGCATTGCCGACGACCTGCCGCTGATGGTGTGGTTGCAGCAGCACATCTGGCCGGTGGAAGCGGCGGTGATCGGGCCGGAATTCGTGGCTGATGGCACCACGCTGGCGATCGCCGAAATGCTGCGTGGCGGCACCACCTGCGTTAACGAAAACTACTTCTTCGCCGATGTGCAGGCCGCGGTGTACAAGCAGCACGGTTTCCGTGCGCTGGTAGGTGCGGTCATCATCGACTTCCCGACCGCGTGGGCATCGTCGGACGACGACTACTTCGCGCGCGCCGGAGAGTTGCATGACCAGTGGCGCGACGATCCGTTGATCAGCACCGCGTTCGCGCCGCATGCGCCGTATACCGTGAACGATGCCAACTTCGAACGCGTGCGCATGCTGGCCGACCAGCTCGACATCCCGGTGCACCTGCATACGCACGAAACTGCGCAGGAAGTGGCCGATTCGATCAAGCAATACGGCCAGCGCCCGCTGGCGCGACTGGATCGTCTGGGCCTGGTTAACGACCGTCTGATCGCAGTGCACATGACCCAGCTCACCGATGCGGAAATCCATCTGTGCGCCGAGCGCGGCATCAGCGTGGTGCATTGCCCCGAATCCAATCTCAAGCTTGCCTCGGGTTTCTGCCCGGCGTGCGCGCTGCAGCGTGCCGGCGTGAATCTGGCGATCGGCACCGATGGCTGCGCCAGCAACAACGACCTGGACATGTTCAGCGAGAACCGCACTGCCGCGATTCTGGCCAAGGCCGTGGCCAACGATGCGACCGCGCTGGACGCGGCAACCACCTTGCGCGCGGCCACCCTGGGCGGCGCGCGTGCATTGGGCTTCGGTGACACCATCGGCTCGATCGAGATTGGCAAGCAGGCCGACCTGATCTGCGTGGATCTGGCCGCATTGGAAATCCAGCCACTGCATCATGTGTTGTCGCAGTTGATCTACTCGGCCGGCCGCCATCAGGTCACCGATGTGTGGATCGCCGGCAAGCCCAAACTGGTGCAGCGTGAGCTCATCGATATGGATACCGCCGCCCTGGTCGCCAATGCGCGGCAGTGGCGCGAACGCATCCGCACCGTCCGCGCCTGA
- the ubiG gene encoding bifunctional 2-polyprenyl-6-hydroxyphenol methylase/3-demethylubiquinol 3-O-methyltransferase UbiG — MNSNTQPASGNFHQSELDKFAALANRWWDADGPQKPLHALNPVRLDYVSARLDLAGARVLDVGCGGGLLSESMARLGAQVTAIDLAPELVKVARLHGLESSVQVDYRVQSVEDLAAEQTGSFDAVTCMEMLEHVPDPTAIIRACARLLKPGGKLFLSTLNRTPAAFALAVVGAEYIARLLPRGTHHYKDFIKPAELAAWLRNAELQLEDVSGMLYEPWRNRARLSSRTEVNYLAYAVKP, encoded by the coding sequence ATGAATTCGAATACGCAACCTGCATCCGGCAATTTCCACCAGAGCGAGCTGGATAAATTCGCTGCGCTGGCCAACCGCTGGTGGGATGCCGACGGCCCGCAAAAGCCGTTGCACGCGCTCAATCCGGTGCGTCTGGACTATGTGTCCGCGCGGCTAGATCTTGCCGGTGCGCGCGTACTCGACGTCGGCTGCGGCGGCGGGCTGCTCAGCGAATCGATGGCGCGCCTGGGCGCGCAGGTCACTGCGATCGATCTGGCACCGGAGCTGGTCAAGGTGGCGCGTCTGCACGGCCTGGAATCCAGCGTGCAGGTCGACTATCGCGTGCAATCTGTGGAAGATCTGGCCGCCGAGCAGACGGGCAGTTTCGATGCGGTGACCTGCATGGAAATGCTCGAGCACGTGCCGGATCCGACCGCGATCATCCGCGCCTGCGCCCGCCTGCTCAAGCCGGGCGGCAAGCTGTTCCTGTCCACGCTCAATCGCACCCCGGCTGCGTTCGCGCTGGCCGTGGTCGGTGCCGAATACATCGCGCGCCTGCTGCCCAGGGGCACGCATCATTACAAGGATTTCATCAAGCCGGCCGAGCTTGCGGCGTGGTTGCGCAATGCCGAACTGCAGCTTGAAGACGTCAGCGGCATGCTCTACGAGCCGTGGCGTAACCGCGCGCGTCTGTCCTCGCGGACCGAGGTGAATTATCTGGCGTATGCGGTGAAGCCGTGA
- a CDS encoding putative bifunctional diguanylate cyclase/phosphodiesterase, whose protein sequence is MTQLRFGLQARFLLVMALTLLLVGTILASLLQRQSAMQREVRGLSAQILHELFDRSLRTRGETLATELASGLANPVYYSDLGAVGALVRNAMRQQVVSYVLVFDRHGRLVHDGTPTLQRYGQAMTDPLAAKALAAQKMVLQYSPEVLDVTVPIKIGDQRIGGVRVGMSRERVRKIESGANLTLVQNLNAIGKRDLGWLLVLLAALVGLGVLLAIYVQRTLVAPVRLLAAAAKQIERGDYAVQLPPHPRNDEIGELISAFGRMSESIARHDREVRHMAYTDALTGLTNRLGFREGLDHLLNTARSTGSKLALLFADIDDFKRVNDTLGHEAGDEALLQFASRISRAVAALGDDDAILARFGGDEFVMLLQSGDVSLLAAQLAERLVHELSRPLNVQGREVFLGTSIGITLFPDDARDATALLKNGDIAMYQAKVAGKNCHRFYSRAADHAVERRVRMEHELRGAWERDELLLVYQPIYRTSDRVLVGVEVLLRWQHPTLGTIAPSTFIDIAEQSGLIEVIGPKVLRAACLEAAQWPLVGEGLFVSVNVSPRQLRSGDLIDTVAQCLAESGLPAARLHLELTETAVIGDEMMAARLLDQLHRTGVKVWLDDFGTGFSGLSHLRQVPVDGVKIDKSFIADLQRDPDDLALTTAIINMAHSLGITVVAEGIEQEAQFNLLRERGCDLGQGYWFSRPLSPADMVKLIAAG, encoded by the coding sequence ATGACTCAGCTGCGCTTTGGCTTGCAGGCACGCTTTCTGTTGGTGATGGCGCTGACGCTGTTACTGGTCGGGACGATTCTGGCCTCGCTGTTGCAGCGACAAAGCGCCATGCAGCGCGAGGTGCGCGGGTTGAGTGCGCAGATCCTGCATGAGCTATTCGACCGTAGCCTGCGCACGCGCGGCGAAACGCTGGCGACCGAACTGGCCTCCGGGCTGGCCAATCCCGTGTATTACTCGGACCTGGGCGCGGTGGGCGCGCTGGTGCGCAATGCCATGCGCCAGCAGGTGGTGAGCTATGTGCTGGTATTCGACCGCCATGGCCGGCTGGTGCACGACGGCACGCCGACCTTGCAGCGCTACGGGCAGGCCATGACCGATCCGCTCGCGGCCAAGGCGCTGGCGGCGCAGAAAATGGTGTTGCAGTACTCGCCGGAGGTGCTGGATGTCACGGTGCCGATCAAGATCGGCGACCAGCGCATCGGCGGCGTGCGGGTGGGCATGTCGCGCGAGCGGGTGCGCAAGATCGAGTCCGGCGCCAATCTGACGTTGGTGCAAAACCTCAACGCCATCGGCAAGCGCGATCTGGGCTGGCTGCTGGTGCTGCTGGCCGCGCTGGTGGGGCTGGGTGTCTTGCTGGCCATTTATGTGCAGCGCACGCTGGTGGCGCCGGTGCGGCTGCTGGCGGCTGCGGCCAAGCAGATCGAACGTGGTGATTACGCAGTACAGCTGCCGCCGCACCCGCGTAACGACGAGATCGGCGAGCTGATTTCCGCGTTCGGGCGTATGAGCGAAAGCATCGCCCGCCACGACCGCGAAGTGCGGCACATGGCCTACACCGACGCACTGACCGGGCTGACCAACCGCCTGGGCTTCCGCGAAGGGCTGGATCATCTGCTCAACACCGCCCGCAGCACCGGCAGCAAGCTGGCACTGCTGTTCGCCGATATCGACGACTTCAAACGCGTCAACGACACGCTCGGCCACGAAGCCGGCGACGAAGCCTTGCTGCAGTTCGCCAGCCGCATCAGCCGCGCGGTGGCTGCGTTGGGCGACGACGATGCGATTCTGGCGCGTTTCGGTGGCGATGAGTTCGTGATGCTGTTGCAGAGCGGCGACGTCAGCCTGCTGGCCGCGCAGTTGGCCGAGCGCCTGGTGCATGAGCTGAGCCGGCCGTTGAACGTGCAGGGCCGCGAGGTGTTCCTGGGCACTTCGATCGGCATCACGCTGTTCCCGGACGATGCCCGCGATGCCACCGCGCTGCTGAAGAATGGCGACATCGCGATGTACCAGGCCAAGGTAGCCGGAAAGAATTGCCATCGCTTCTACAGCCGCGCTGCCGATCATGCCGTCGAGCGCCGCGTGCGCATGGAGCACGAGTTGCGCGGGGCCTGGGAACGCGACGAGCTGCTGCTGGTCTATCAGCCGATCTATCGCACAAGCGACCGCGTGCTGGTGGGCGTGGAAGTGCTGTTGCGCTGGCAGCATCCGACACTCGGGACGATTGCACCGTCTACGTTTATCGATATTGCCGAGCAGAGCGGCCTGATCGAAGTGATCGGCCCCAAGGTGCTGCGCGCAGCATGCCTGGAGGCGGCGCAATGGCCGTTGGTGGGCGAAGGCCTGTTTGTGTCAGTCAATGTGTCCCCGCGGCAGTTGCGCAGTGGCGATTTGATCGACACCGTGGCCCAATGCCTGGCCGAGTCGGGATTGCCGGCCGCGCGCCTGCATCTGGAACTCACCGAGACCGCGGTGATCGGCGACGAAATGATGGCCGCCCGCTTGCTTGATCAACTGCACCGCACCGGCGTGAAGGTGTGGCTGGACGACTTCGGCACCGGCTTCTCCGGCCTGAGCCATTTGCGCCAGGTGCCGGTGGACGGGGTCAAGATCGACAAGAGTTTCATCGCCGACCTGCAGCGCGACCCGGACGATTTGGCCCTGACCACTGCGATCATCAACATGGCGCATTCGCTGGGAATTACCGTCGTTGCCGAAGGCATCGAGCAGGAAGCGCAATTCAATCTGCTACGCGAGCGCGGCTGCGATCTGGGTCAGGGTTACTGGTTCAGCCGGCCATTGAGCCCGGCCGATATGGTCAAGCTGATCGCAGCAGGCTGA
- the epmB gene encoding EF-P beta-lysylation protein EpmB, with translation MITAAPRALQPSPPPALQPSRWQQQWRDAVRDPRVLLELLGLDAQAAAISDAAAAQFPLRVPRAFVARMRHGDLHDPLLRQVLPLDAEMQPVPGFGLDAVGDAAAKTAAGVIQKYRGRALLIATGSCAVHCRYCFRRHFPYAEETAARDGWREAVAAIAADPGIDEVLLSGGDPLSLATPKLAELTDALAAIPHLKRLRIHSRLPIVLPERVDAPLLAWLRSLPWPAAFVLHANHANEFDSAVDMAMHALRDTGAQLLNQAVLLGGVNDSVDALAALSERSFAAGVLPYYLHQLDRVAGVAHFEVDDARARALHTELATRLSGYLVPRLVREIPGDTGKRPL, from the coding sequence ATGATAACCGCAGCCCCCCGCGCCTTACAGCCATCCCCGCCCCCTGCCCTGCAGCCATCGCGCTGGCAGCAGCAGTGGCGCGACGCCGTGCGCGACCCACGCGTGCTGCTGGAGCTGTTGGGCCTGGATGCGCAGGCGGCGGCGATCAGCGACGCTGCCGCTGCGCAGTTTCCGCTGCGGGTGCCGCGCGCGTTTGTGGCGCGGATGCGCCACGGCGACCTCCACGACCCGCTGCTGCGCCAGGTGCTGCCGCTGGATGCGGAAATGCAGCCCGTGCCGGGCTTCGGCCTGGACGCGGTGGGCGATGCCGCCGCCAAGACTGCCGCCGGTGTGATCCAGAAGTACCGCGGCCGCGCCCTGCTGATCGCCACCGGCAGCTGCGCCGTGCATTGCCGCTACTGCTTCCGCCGCCACTTCCCGTATGCCGAAGAGACCGCTGCGCGCGATGGCTGGCGTGAGGCGGTGGCCGCGATCGCCGCCGACCCCGGCATCGACGAAGTGCTGCTCTCCGGCGGCGACCCGCTCTCGCTGGCCACGCCCAAGCTGGCCGAACTTACCGACGCACTGGCAGCGATCCCGCACCTCAAACGCCTGCGCATCCACAGCCGCCTGCCGATCGTATTGCCCGAGCGCGTGGACGCACCACTGCTGGCCTGGCTGCGCAGCCTGCCGTGGCCAGCGGCGTTCGTGCTGCATGCCAACCACGCCAATGAATTCGACTCCGCAGTGGACATGGCCATGCACGCGCTGCGCGACACCGGCGCGCAACTCCTCAACCAGGCTGTGCTGCTGGGCGGGGTCAACGACAGCGTGGACGCGCTGGCGGCATTGAGCGAGCGCAGCTTCGCTGCCGGCGTACTGCCCTATTACCTGCATCAGCTCGACCGCGTCGCTGGCGTGGCGCATTTCGAAGTGGACGATGCCCGCGCACGCGCGCTGCATACCGAACTGGCCACGCGCCTGTCCGGCTATCTGGTGCCGCGCCTGGTGCGCGAAATTCCCGGCGATACCGGCAAACGGCCGCTGTAA
- a CDS encoding inositol monophosphatase family protein yields the protein MQKPAVTVMVKAARLAGNVLLRGINKLDALNVVQKGRMDYASEVDADAEKVIIKELKRGYPEYAVFGEEGGVQGGKSGRYTWVIDPLDGTSNYLRGFPHYCVSIALVENGEPIDAVIFDPLRNELFTASRGVGAVLNDRRIRIAERKDLEGAMVHTGFPPRERARASAQLKCVDALLVQAEDVRRTGSAALDLAYVACGRADAYFEAGVKAWDIAAGVLLVREAGGRVCDYKGATPPRMDNMGPQTQQIVAGNIKISDALQKVIVNTGYAREFDATF from the coding sequence ATGCAGAAACCCGCCGTCACCGTCATGGTCAAAGCCGCCCGCCTCGCCGGCAATGTGCTGTTGCGCGGTATCAACAAGCTCGATGCGCTCAACGTGGTGCAGAAAGGCCGCATGGACTATGCCAGCGAAGTCGATGCCGACGCCGAGAAGGTCATCATCAAGGAACTCAAGCGCGGCTATCCCGAATACGCCGTATTTGGCGAAGAAGGCGGCGTGCAGGGCGGCAAGAGTGGCCGCTACACCTGGGTGATCGATCCGCTGGACGGCACCAGCAACTATCTGCGCGGCTTTCCGCACTACTGCGTTTCCATCGCACTGGTGGAAAACGGCGAACCTATCGATGCGGTGATTTTCGATCCGCTGCGCAATGAGCTGTTCACTGCCAGCCGTGGTGTCGGCGCGGTGCTCAACGACCGCCGCATCCGCATTGCCGAGCGCAAGGACCTGGAAGGCGCGATGGTCCACACCGGCTTCCCGCCGCGCGAACGTGCGCGCGCCAGTGCGCAGCTCAAGTGCGTGGATGCGCTGCTGGTGCAGGCCGAAGACGTGCGTCGCACCGGCTCGGCGGCGCTGGACCTGGCCTATGTGGCCTGCGGGCGCGCCGACGCCTATTTCGAAGCAGGCGTCAAAGCCTGGGACATCGCTGCCGGCGTTTTGCTGGTGCGCGAGGCCGGTGGCCGCGTTTGCGACTACAAGGGCGCCACTCCGCCGCGCATGGACAACATGGGCCCGCAGACGCAGCAGATCGTGGCCGGCAACATCAAGATCAGCGACGCGCTGCAGAAGGTCATCGTCAATACCGGCTATGCGCGCGAGTTCGACGCCACGTTCTGA
- a CDS encoding phosphate/phosphite/phosphonate ABC transporter substrate-binding protein, with amino-acid sequence MFVLRGLRWCLIACWLIAGAGLAATVSAAHSSVLVLGRISDDPATHYEQLKPLLDYVVPRMREVGIRRGEILMAPDARQMSSYLRRGRVDWVSETTGAAMLLEQSGGAHPLVMTERGGLRDFHTLFFVRRDSPIQSLAQLRGHTLALQNASSTSGYLLPMLELLRNGIACDVLLSADDAPARGSAGYLMVGSKLNVAAFVHKRLIDVGALSNVDWDDERHMPVVFKRDFRIVHRTAPVPRAVEMVRAGMDPAVEQRLRVVLLQAASDPRAAPALKRFFDTTGFRPLDPTSRRRLQELSAGVQRVREQVE; translated from the coding sequence GTGTTCGTTTTGCGCGGTCTACGATGGTGTCTGATTGCCTGCTGGCTGATCGCCGGGGCAGGCTTGGCTGCGACGGTTTCGGCAGCGCATTCCTCGGTCCTGGTGCTTGGACGGATCAGCGATGATCCAGCCACCCATTACGAGCAGCTCAAGCCCCTGCTGGATTACGTGGTGCCGCGCATGCGCGAAGTGGGAATCCGTCGTGGCGAGATCCTGATGGCGCCGGACGCGCGCCAGATGTCCAGCTATCTGCGGCGCGGCCGGGTCGATTGGGTCAGCGAAACCACCGGTGCGGCGATGCTGCTGGAGCAGAGCGGCGGCGCGCATCCCTTGGTGATGACCGAGCGTGGCGGTCTGCGCGACTTCCACACGCTCTTCTTCGTGCGTCGCGACAGCCCGATCCAGTCGCTCGCGCAGTTGCGTGGCCACACCCTGGCATTGCAGAACGCCTCGTCCACCAGCGGCTATCTGCTGCCGATGCTCGAACTGCTGCGCAACGGCATTGCGTGCGATGTGCTGCTGTCGGCGGACGACGCCCCGGCGCGCGGATCGGCCGGCTATTTGATGGTCGGTTCCAAATTGAACGTTGCCGCGTTCGTGCACAAACGCCTGATCGACGTGGGCGCACTCAGTAATGTGGATTGGGACGACGAACGCCACATGCCAGTGGTGTTCAAGCGCGACTTCCGCATCGTGCACCGCACGGCGCCGGTGCCGCGCGCGGTGGAAATGGTGCGCGCGGGCATGGACCCGGCGGTGGAGCAGCGCCTGCGTGTGGTGTTGCTGCAGGCTGCCTCCGATCCCAGGGCGGCGCCTGCATTGAAACGTTTCTTCGACACCACCGGGTTCCGACCGCTGGATCCCACCAGCCGCCGCCGTCTTCAGGAGCTGAGTGCCGGCGTGCAACGCGTCAGGGAACAGGTGGAATGA
- a CDS encoding superoxide dismutase, whose product MAYTLPQLPYAYDALEPNIDAQTMEIHHTKHHQTYINNVNAALEGTEYADLPIEELVSKLKSLPENLQGPVRNNGGGHANHSLFWTVLSPNGGGEPKGEVAKAIDKDIGGFEKFKEAFTKAAVSRFGSGWAWLSVTPDKKLVVESTANQDSPLFEGNTPILGLDVWEHAYYLKYQNRRPEYIGAFYNAVNWEEVERRYHAAIA is encoded by the coding sequence ATGGCTTACACCCTTCCGCAGTTGCCCTACGCCTACGACGCGCTGGAACCGAACATCGATGCGCAGACGATGGAAATCCATCACACCAAGCATCATCAGACCTACATCAACAACGTCAATGCGGCGCTGGAAGGGACTGAGTACGCCGATCTGCCGATCGAAGAGCTGGTCTCCAAGCTGAAGAGCCTGCCGGAAAACCTGCAGGGCCCGGTGCGCAACAACGGTGGCGGCCACGCCAACCATTCGCTGTTCTGGACCGTGTTGTCGCCCAACGGCGGCGGCGAGCCCAAGGGCGAGGTCGCCAAGGCGATCGACAAGGACATCGGTGGGTTCGAGAAGTTCAAGGAAGCGTTCACCAAGGCCGCCGTCAGCCGTTTCGGCTCGGGTTGGGCATGGTTGAGCGTGACCCCGGACAAGAAGCTGGTGGTGGAAAGCACCGCCAACCAGGACAGCCCGCTGTTCGAAGGCAATACCCCGATCCTGGGCCTGGACGTGTGGGAACACGCGTATTATCTGAAGTATCAGAACCGCCGCCCGGAATACATCGGCGCGTTCTACAACGCCGTCAACTGGGAAGAAGTCGAGCGCCGCTACCACGCTGCGATCGCCTGA
- a CDS encoding ribonuclease domain-containing protein produces the protein MRKPALLIVAIALLVAGLWGMRAMQTPKPQFAPQLNAPSTATAPTREVPRLPAFLPTEAMAAIVLIQHGGPFPHPQDGGVFGNREHRLPERPRGYYREYTVDTPGSPDRGARRIVTGGTPPEAWYYSDDHYQSFKAFNGATPDQAP, from the coding sequence ATGCGTAAGCCCGCGTTGCTCATTGTCGCCATCGCGCTGCTCGTCGCCGGGCTGTGGGGCATGCGCGCAATGCAGACGCCCAAGCCGCAGTTCGCGCCGCAACTCAACGCACCGAGCACCGCGACCGCACCGACGCGCGAGGTGCCGCGTCTGCCCGCCTTTCTGCCGACCGAGGCGATGGCCGCGATCGTGCTGATCCAGCACGGCGGGCCGTTCCCGCATCCACAGGACGGCGGCGTGTTCGGCAACCGCGAGCATCGCCTGCCCGAGCGCCCGCGTGGTTATTACCGCGAATACACCGTGGATACGCCCGGCAGTCCGGATCGCGGCGCACGCCGCATCGTCACCGGCGGTACCCCGCCCGAGGCGTGGTACTACAGCGACGATCATTACCAAAGCTTCAAAGCCTTCAATGGCGCCACCCCGGATCAGGCACCATGA
- the efp gene encoding elongation factor P, with the protein MATVGMNDVKNGMKILVNNEPAVITETEYVKPGKGQAFTRMKYRFIKSGRVVEMTMKATDDVEVADVVDTDMRYLYSDGEYWHFMDPETFEQVQTDKAGMGGADKWLKGEEDCIVTLWNGAPIWVQPPNFVELKITETDPGVRGDTSGGGGKPATLETGAVVRVPLFVNQDEIIKVDTRSGEYSARVK; encoded by the coding sequence ATGGCCACTGTTGGCATGAACGACGTCAAGAACGGCATGAAGATCCTGGTCAACAACGAGCCGGCGGTCATCACCGAGACCGAATACGTCAAGCCGGGCAAGGGCCAGGCCTTCACCCGCATGAAGTACCGCTTCATCAAGTCCGGGCGCGTGGTCGAAATGACCATGAAGGCGACCGACGACGTGGAAGTGGCCGATGTCGTCGATACCGACATGCGCTACCTGTACAGCGATGGCGAGTACTGGCACTTCATGGACCCGGAAACCTTCGAGCAGGTGCAGACCGACAAGGCCGGCATGGGCGGCGCCGACAAGTGGCTGAAGGGCGAGGAAGACTGCATCGTGACGTTGTGGAACGGTGCGCCGATCTGGGTGCAGCCGCCGAATTTCGTCGAACTCAAGATCACCGAGACCGACCCGGGCGTGCGCGGCGATACCTCCGGTGGTGGCGGCAAGCCGGCCACGCTGGAAACCGGCGCAGTGGTGCGCGTGCCGCTGTTCGTCAACCAGGACGAAATCATCAAGGTCGACACCCGTTCGGGCGAATACTCGGCGCGCGTCAAGTAA